The Candidatus Synechococcus calcipolaris G9 nucleotide sequence CCGCCAACTCCTGGAGAGTCTGAAGGTTGAGCAGGCTCGGACAAAGGAATATGCGGCTCGCCTTGAAGAGGAACAGTCAGAAACCCAGCGGGTGAACCAAATTTTAGAGAATCAGCAGCAGGAAATGCGCCAGCAAGCGAAGCGGATTACCCGTCTGAATCATCGCTTCATTAATATTAGCCAACTCCTCTCGTCGGAAGGGAAAAAAGCCTTTGAAGCGACATTTATGGGGGTCAGTGCCATTTCTAAGGATACCGATCGCGTGTTTCGGTTGGGAGAACTGCTAGAGCGGGATTTAGAAATTGTGGATCAGGCAACCCACCAAATTGAGCATGTGAGTCGCCAAGTGAAGCATTTAGCCCTGCAAGCGAGTTTAATCGTCAGTCGTTCCGGTGGGCAGATTACCGGCTTTGACTTTATTACCAATGAAATTAATAAACTCGGAAACCAGGCGGTTATTGCCAACCAACAGGTGGATGAAATTGCCAATCGCTTTCGCCAACGGATTCGCGAAGTCATTGATGCGGCCCAATCGGGGGAACGCACTGCCCAATCCTTGATTCAGGAAATTCAACAGGCGGAAACGGCCTTAGCTCAATTGGAGGCCCTCGTCAATGAACAGGAAGGTCATCAGGGGGTATCCGCTCCTAGCCCTAGGGAGCCAATGGCCGCCATTTCCCTGAATTAGACTGGGATTTCTAGGGATTAGGCCTTAGGTCCAGTCATCTTTTTTGTTGCTACTCACCTTATAAAGGCCGCCCCGCTGATGAATGGCGCGGGTTTGCTCAAATAGTTCTGCTTCCGTCAATTGCCAACGGTCTAGGGCTGCCTTTAGATTGGCTTGAATATCCTTTGCGCCAGGAAACCCTTGGTAGCGAATGATCAATCGCCCTAGTTCCACTAGATGGTAATCCGTGGCCTCTCCCTGGAGTAGGCGTTCTGAGATCAGGCGATCGCCCCCGGCCCGAGGATGTTGCTGCTCTTTTTGTTCTGGATTTGCCATGGATCAAAACCTAGTCAAAACCTACTCGAAATCTACTGTAGTAGCCGCAGCATTTCCTGTTGAATGCGTTGACTGAAATTGGCATCCACCTGGGCCCGCTGGGTCATGGCATTAAACTGCTCTAGGGACATATTATATTTTTGCAAGATTTGCAGGGATTCCCGCAGATAGTCTTCACAAATACCTTCTAAACCGTTGGGAATATTCTGGCGATTGTAACCAAAGCAGGAATTGCGTGGCACAGTCCCGGAAACGACCTGCTGGGCCTGGCGATAGTATTTACGGCGAATCGGTTCAATCTCAAGGACGACACGGGCATAGTTGCTCACATCGGCTTGCACAAAAAGCAGAGACGGCTCTGGACTGGATTGGCCTCTAAGGGAAGAGTAGACCCCCGGCAGTACCGCAATCAGCAGGGCGATCGCGACCCCTTGGGTTAGTTTTCCTAGGCTCCATGGATTATTCACCTGTCGCAACAATCATCATCTCCCATGAATTCGCATCTAGTGGTATCTAGTTACTTTGAATGATCATTGTAGAGGAGAGTTCCCGCATAAATTTGGGATGGGGGTAAGGTTTTATGGTAGTAGGCACCACGATAGGCATAAATACCTAATTCTTTCTCAGTATGTTGAAGTAAGGCCTGGGAGTTGGCCAGCGTTGCATCCACCCACAATTTGAGGGAGGTGTTGCCTTCGACCAATAGGCTAAAAATTCCCAACTGAAGACAGTAATGGGACACGCCAATGGCCACCTTAAACTCTGTTTTCCGAAAGGAATAGAAGGGAATTAAATTTTTACCCTGAAAATGAAGTTCCTCCGACTCGGGTGCAAAGTACCCCTGGTGGGCTAAATCCCCATGGCTCATCATCAGCATGTTCTACTTGCCCCCATCTCTGCGGCGATCGCTGGCTGTACTCGTCTGTAATTAATGTATCTTTTAATACAGATTTTTTCTAGAATCTTCAAAATTCTTCCTAAACCCCTTAAGAAAACGTCATCTTAGAACCCATCCCAAAAGGGTCAGATTGGGGGAGGCAGGACTCATCACACTGGGGGAGGTGAGGTATGGGGCGAACCAGGGATAGTGGGGATAACCCTACATTACGTGACTAGGATTATGTTGCAGTTATCTATGAAAGAACTAAATCTTCAAATCGGCCAAAAACTCTATTTACGGGATGAGTTGTTCGAGATCATTGCCCTACGCCATGAGTTGGTTGTAGTGAAATCCCAAGAGCGGTCAGAATTGAGTTGGGTAGTGGCTAAAAGGGATTTACTCAAGTATTTCCGGGATTGCGAAGTGTCATCCTATTAGGAACACCTTAGGATACTGCCCCTGCCAGCACAATAACCCCGTTAGTAAAATAACCAGGTGGTGAAGGCGTATTTAGTGCCCTGGGTAACGGGTAAGGCGGCATGGGGATGGGTGTAGTAGGAGGGAAAGGCAATGACATCGCCGGTAGCGGGTTTGATTTTAATGTCTTGGCGATCGAAGTAGGTCTCGCCCCCTTCAAACTCATCGTTTAAGTAGCCCACAATACTAATATCTCGGGTGGGGATGCCCTGGGCCAATTCCATCATCCGGCTGGCTAAAAGGAGGTTATCCACATGGCGACGATAGCTCTCACCGGGACGGTAGCGCAGAATGGAAAACCCTTCCACCTGGGGAAATTTAATCCCATAGTGCTGGTAGAGGGCCCGTTGGATGAGTTGAATTTTTTCGTAGAGAAGCTGCTGGGTCGATCGCTGTACGGGGTGTTGAGCATCTAGGGGAAGAATGCCGCCACTGCGGACCTCTGGATCCACCGTTCCCATCAAGATCGAGGAGGGATCAAACGTGATCCATTCCGCCACCTGAATAATTTGCTGGCAAACCTCTGGGGAGAGTAACTGCCGAAACAGTAAAATATCTGCCCCGACATCTGTAAAGCTAGGTTGGGTCGCCTTAGGTTGGGTCATGGGTCTGGACGGCCCTTTGGGCATCTTGGCGTAGTTGGCCACAGGCGGCTTGGCGATCCAATCCCCGCGATCGCCGGATACTGGCAGTGAGGCCGTAGTCCTCTAGTTCCCCTAAAAAGGCCTCTATATCCTGACCATGGGGCCGGGCATAGGGAGCATCGGCAATGGGATTATAGGGAATCAGGTTGACATGGCTCTGGAATCCCCGCAGGTGGTGGGCGAGTTCCTGGGCATGGTGGGGCTGATCGTTGACACCGGCAAGGACGGTATATTCAAAACTAATCCGGCGGCCGGTCTGCTCCACATAGTATCGGCAATCGGCTAACAGGGTGTCCAGGGGATAGTGCTGGGCACTGGGAATTAATTGGCAGCGCAGGTCTTGATTGGATGCGTGGAGGCTAACTGCCAGGGTAATCTGGAGATCGTAGCGGGCTAAACGGCGAATCTGTTGGGGAATACCCACCGTCGAGACCGTCAGATGGCGTTGACCAATGCCCACATCCCGATTGATGGAGGTGAGGGCGGCCAAAACATTCTCTAAATTGAGGAGGGGTTCCCCCATACCCATAAACACCACATGGCTGACGCGCTGCTGAAAGTCTTCCTGGACGGTTAAAACTTGATCAATAATTTCGTGGGGGGCAAGATTACGACTAAATCCCCCTTTCCCGGTGGCACAAAAATCACAGGCCATGGGACACCCCACCTGGGAGGAGACACAGACGGTCAACCGTCGCGCCGTGGGAATCCCCACGGTTTCAATAATCTGATCATCCCCTAGTCTCAAGAGGTATTTAACCGTCCCATCCTTGGCTTCTAAACGCTGCTCAATGTGCGATCGCCCTAGGGGAATATGGTTCAGATCATCCCGCCATTTTTGGGGAAAGACGGTGATCTGTTGCAGCGATCGCACCCCCTTTTGATACAGCCACTGGTGTAATTGGCGGCCCCGATAGGCGGGTTGATGATGTTCCGTCACCCAAGTCTCTAATTCGGATTGGGAACGACCTAATAGGGGACGATCGTCCAGGGCAGTGGGAGCATTCATCGGCAAGTATGATAACTATCGCTAGGGCTAGGCCATTTTAACGCGCAGCCCAGTCAATGGGGAAATAAAGGCGGAGGGGCGATCTCCCCAAAATAGTCAATTCATCATTGCCAGTGGCCAGCTTGTTTATTGGCACTCCATGGCAACAAAAGGTGCAAGTCTGTGAATAGGATTATTTGCAATGATTTAGTAATATTTTAATAATGATCGCTTTTTATATTAAATCTTATTAAATCTTACGTGCAATTATCCTTTTTTATATATAGTTCTGTGTATTTATGTATAGTTGCCTCAATAAATTGGGTAGCCTTAAGGGTATAGAACCAGCTTTAATGGTACTTTTTCCCTTTGAATCCCTTCTAGAACATCTTGATCCGTAAACCCGCTGTAAATTCGTATCCTTTTTATATTCCTTTATCCGTAACTTATGTAGATAATGGCCTTTCCAGAACCTCAACTCATCCAGGTCATGGAGCGATTGCAAAGTGCTATCTTTGGTTGCGATCGCCATGGGCGACTGATATTTGTCAATGCCTATGGGGAGGCACTTGTCGGTCAACTCGCCAGCAGTGTTCAAGGGGTCTACCTGTGGGATATTTTACCTACCTCCCTTGGGTTGACTGCCGCAAAAGTCTTAATATGCCTGGAAAACCAAACGGATTACCATTGGGATTGTTACGATCCCCTTGAGGAGAAGTGGTGGCAAGGATTTCTCTACCCGGATCAGGTGGGACTCACCCTGATGATGACGGATATTAGCCAGCGGCAGCAGAGTCAAATTCTCCAGCAAGCCCAAGTCATCGAACTGGAAAAATGGTACCACCGCTTCCAAACCATGGGCCATCTCAGTCGTCAGATTTTTTGGGAATGGCATCAGGACACCAACTGGGCCCTGTGGAGTGGTGATACGATGACGGTTTTGGGCCATCCCCTCGAATCCATGCCCCGCTCCATTGAGGACTGGATGGGCTGGATCCACCCGGAGGATCAAGCTTGGTTCCAGGATTGTTTTTGGCAGGCCTGTGAAACAAAGACCTGTTTTGCCCAGGACTACCGTCTTAGGGATGGCGATGGAGCCTACTACTGGGTCAGCGATCGCCGCGAGTTTGCCCAGAGTACAGAAGGACAGACCCATGGGTGGGGAATTATTGTCGATATTCACGATCGCAAGATCATGGAGTTAGCCCTCGCCGAAAGTGAATATCGCTGGCGCACGATTTTTGAAGCGGCGGCCCTGGGAATTGTCATTGTGGAGCCAGGGAACAACTATAAATTAGTCTCCTGCAATCCATCCTTCTCTGAATTTGTCGGCTATAGTATCCCCGAACTCCTAGACTTACATCCAGCGGATCTCACCTTTCCTGAGGACTGGCAGAGGGAGCAAGCCCTCATTCACCAGTGCTGTGAACAGTCAAAAAAGTTCTATCAATTCAAAAAGCGATATCGTCACAAAAATGGTCAGGTTCTCTGGGCGAATTTAACCCTATCCTACGTTCAAGATGATCAACACAATCTGCAATTTATTGTTGCCCTGATTGAAAATATTAGCGATCGCCAGACCTTAGAAGACTCCCTGGAGACAGAACGCTTTCGCTATCAACAACTGGTCGAAAACTCCCCCAATCTCATCCTCAGTCTAGATGCCCTTAAACATCTCAAAACCATTAACTGGGCTGCCCTAGACGTTTTAGATTCCCTGGATACCGATGAGGGCCAATCCTACCAAAAGTTACTCCATCCCCAGGAGTCTATCGAGCGGGTTGAATACCTCCTCGATCGCGTCCTCCAGGGTGAATCAATCAGTGACATCGAGCTTATTTTCAATAGCCCCGATGGTCAACCCCATTATATGCTGACCCACCTCTATCCCCTTGTTAGCCATCACCAGCAACAGGATTCCACTGGCTGTGTTTTGATTAGCACCGATATTACCGCCCAAAAGAAAGCCCTCCAAGACCTGAACGAACGGGAAGCCCAATATCGCAGTGTGTTTGAATCCGTCACCGATGGCCTCCATGTTTTTGATATGGATACGGGCAAACTAGTGGAAGCAAATCCGGCGGCCTGTGCCATGCATGGCTATACCTACGCAGAGTTCATGGATTTAGACCCACGGCAGTTTGTCCACCCCAATTGCCATGCCATGTTTAGCAATTTTATGGAAACGGTTCGGGCTGGCAAACGTTTTGAATCCGAGGCTCAAAATATCTGTAAAGATGGCTCCATCATTGATATTCATGTCTATGGTTTACAGTTTACCTACCGCGGTCGCCCCCATGTCCTATCCGTGGTACGGGACATTACCGAACTCAAACAGATTGAAGCAAAACGGCAGCAGGTTGAAAACCAACTTCGGGAAAGTGAAAACCTCTTTCGATCCCTGATTCATGACCTGAATGTGGGTGTCATTGTCTATGGTCAAACGGGAGATGTGCAAATCGTCAACCATAAGGCCTGTGAACTGCTTGGTTTAACGGAGGCGGAATTTCTCGGGAAAACCTGCTTTGACCTAGACTGTCAACTCCTCAATGAAGAGGGCAGCCCCATCCCCATGGAGCAGCATCCGGTAGCCCAGGCGATCGCCCAAAGGCAGTGCATTCCTAATCGAGTAGTCGGTGTTCACAACCATCAAACCCATGACCTCCATTGGTTGCAAGCCACCGCAGATCCGCAAACTACGCCCCAGGGAACCGTTGGCCGCGTCATTGTTACCTTTAGTGATATTAGCGATCGCAAACGCACCGAGGATCAACTGCGTCACCAGGCAGAGCGGGAACAGGCCCTTAACCATGTGATTCAGTCCATCCGCGACTCCATTGACATTGAAACAATTTTTACGACCACGGTGCAGCAAATCGGCTCCCTCCTGAAGCTCGATCGGGCCCTGATTACGGAATATATGCCGGAACAAAAGGGTTGGGTTGCCATTCATGAGCATCGTCCCGATCCATCCACACCCACAACCCTGGGGGTGATTATTCCTGAGGAAGATAACCCCGTCAGTGATCAGGTCAAACAGGGAAAAATGGTACGCCTCGATCGGATAGCTGATACTGATTTAGCCAACGATCACAATAATCCCTGTGCATTCATTGAACAATCCGGCGGCTGGTTAATTTTTCCCTTGGTTATTAATCATCAAACCTGGGGAACCTTGACCCTTCAGCGGTACGATGAACATCCCAATTGGCAGGATCATGAAATTGCCCTCGCCCAGTCCGTTGTCAATCAACTGGCCGTCGCCATTCGCCAAGCCCAACTTTATCGGGATTTGCAACACGCCAACGCCGAACTCTCACGCCTGGCCACCATTGATGGATTAACCCAAATTGCCAATCGGCGGCACTTTGATCTCCATTTGTCCCAAGAATGGCAACGCTGTTTACGGGAGCAAGCCTGTTTATCCCTAGTGCTGTGTGATGTGGACTACTTCAAACCCTACAATGACCACTACGGCCACCAAGCGGGGGATGATTGCCTGATTCAAATTGCCCAAACCCTGGCCCAAGCTGCCCGTCGCTCCACGGATTTAATTGCCCGCTACGGTGGTGAAGAGTTTGCCTTAGTTTTACCCAATACCGATTTAGACGGTACGTTACGGGTGATCCACAAAATTCAAGAAGCCCTACATCGACTCAATATCCCCCATTTAGCCTCGTCTATTGGCGATCGCATTACCATTAGCTTTGGTGTTGTCACCCTTACCCCCCATTCCTCCCGTTCCCTAGACGAGTTCTTAAACGCCGCAGATCAATCCCTCTACCACGCCAAGCAGTCCGGCCGCAATACCTACTGTATCCATTATTTGAGCTATTCTAATCCGGCTTCACCGGAGACGACCTCACCGGATTTACGAATCACCTAATTCTATCCATAGCCTGTCCATAAAAATTTTGGTGACAAGAATTTCCCCATCCCTGATAATAGAGACTTTGCCCCAATGAATATCTTGCGGGGTTGAGGTCATAATTTTGGACACATTTTATTTCGGACGCATTTTGATGGTTTTTGCATGAACAAGCAACGGGTCTTATCAGGAGTTCAGCCCACCGGCAGCCTCCATCTGGGGAATTATTTGGGAGCCATTCGCACCTGGGTTGAGGGTCAAGCAAATTACGATAACTTTTTTTGCGTCGTGGATCTCCATGCCATTACGGTTCCCCATGATCCAACCCTATTAGCCGCCCAAACCTATGGTGTTGCCGCTCTCTACCTTGCCTGTGGCATTGATCTCGTCCATTCAACGATTTTTGTCCAGTCCCATGTGTCCGCCCACGCCGAACTCACCTGGTTATTGAACTGTATTACCCCCCTGAATTGGCTAGAGGCGATGATTCAGTTTAAGGAAAAAGCAATTAAACAGGGCGAAAATGTTGGTGTTGGTCTTCTTGATTATCCCGTTTTAATGGCCGCCGATATTTTGCTCTACGATGCCGATCGCGTCCCCGTGGGGGAAGATCAAAAACAACACCTAGAACTGGCCCGGGATATTGCCAGTCGGGTTAATTTTCTCTTTGGTTCAGGAGAAGGAGAACAAGTCATTCTCAAGCTGCCCCAACCCCTCATTCGCACCGAGGGAGCCAGGGTAATGAGTTTGACCGATGGCCGCCGGAAAATGTCGAAGTCTGACCCCTCCGAGCAAAGCCGGATTAACCTTTTGGATTCCGCCGCAGACATCCAACGGAAAATTAAGCGTTGCAAAACCGATCCGGTACGGGGACTGGTCTTTGATGATCCCGATCGCCCGGAATGCCATAACCTCCTTACCCTCTATATGGTGTTATCCAACCAAACCAAAGAACAGGTGGCTAGGGAGTGTGCCGATATGGGCTGGGGACAGTTTAAGCCCCTGCTAACGGATACGATCATCCATGGACTAGAACCCATTCAAACCCGTTACCAAGAAATCATGGCCGCACCGGATTATTTAGACCAGGTTCTCCGCCAGGGTCAGGAAAAAGCCGCCGCCGTAGCAACCACAACCTTAGATCGGGTCAAGCAGGCCTTTGGATTTGCTCCCAATGTTAAATAACCCAAAGCCAAATAAAATGTTAACTAAATGTTAAGTAACTGATCGATTTCTCATTTCTCAAAAAACTGCTGCTATACTCTTGTTCTTGAGTTCTCCTTTCGGCCCGGCTGAATTTGCATCCCATTGTGCATAAACCTGTTGTTGCCTACCGATAACTCCTTGACGTTTTTTACATGAATCACCGGAACAGTATATGCGGGAACCCACTCAACTGGTTGACTATTTAGAGCAAGAGCTATCCTTAGCACCAGCAACCATTCAAATGGCCCTAAAACAATGGCAGGAGCATCGCGGCCCCCTACCCATTATTCTCTGGCAGTACGGCTTCATTACCCTGGAGCAGTTGGATAAAATCTTTGATTTCATCGAGACCAAAGAGCGATAACGCCTAACTCGCCCAACTTGTCCAAGGTCTTTATCGTCACTCCGGATGTCTAGGAATGACCGAATTAAGTTTGCAGGATGCCCGCCACGCCCTCCAGCGAATTTGGGGCTATTCAGACTTTCGCCCACCCCAGGCCGAAGTAATTCAAGCGATTATTCAGGGACAGGATGCCTTAATTATTTTGCCCACAGGGGGAGGGAAAAGTCTTTGTTTCCAACTACCCAGTATCCTAAAAACCGGCTTAACCCTGGTGATTTCCCCCCTCTTGGCCCTGATCGAAAACCAAGTTGCCGAACTGCGGGAGCGAAATTTAGCGGCCGCCGCCTTTCATAGTGAATGCTCCAGGGGCGATCGCCAGCGGGTACTCCATGATCTCGATCGCCAAAAACTACGTTTACTGTACCTATCCCCCGAATCTCTGTTTAGTCCCAAAATCTGGCAGCGGCTCATCCACCCCGATCTGCTGATTAATGGCTTGATTTTAGATGAGGCCCATTGTTTAGTGCAGTGGGGGGATAGTTTTCGACCAGCCTATCGCCGCTTGGGTACGGTGAGACCGGCCCTAGAACAAGCAAAACCCCATCATCCTCGCCCAGCGATCGCTGCATTTACCGCCACCGCAGATCACCAGGTTCGCCAAACCATTGAACAGGTTCTCGGTCTAAAGCAGCCTCACCGGGTCTGTCTCAATCCCTATCGGGCCAACCTGAGTCTCGGGGTAAAATCCGTCTGTAGTCGGGGTCATCGTCGCCAACAGGTGATTCAGTTTATTCGCCAGCAAAGGGGAACCTCTGGCCTGGTCTATGGCCGCAGTCGTCGTGACTGTGAAACCTTGGCCCAGACCTTGAATGAATTGGGCTGGCAAACCCTGCCCTACCACGGCGGCCTCAGTGCGGGCGATCGCCGTTCCATTGAACAGGACTGGATCAGTAATCAACTTCCCTTTGTAGTCTGCACCAGTGCCTTTGGTATGGGGGTCAACAAGCCCGATGTGCGTTGGGTGTGCCATTACCAAGCCCCCCTCCATTTAGGGGAATACATCCAGGAAGTGGGCCGGGCCGGTCGGGATGGCAATGCGGCAACGGCCCTAACCCTCATTAGTGAACCCACGGGCTGGCTGGATCCCGAAGATCGGCAACGACAACGTTTTTTCCAGCAACAGGCCCAAGCCCAACGCCAAGAGGCTCTAGACCTGGCCAACCGCTTACCCCGCCAAGGATCTATTCAAGAGATTAGTCAACGCTACTCCCAGGGGGCGATCGCCCTAGCCCTGCTCCATCAACAGGGTCGCCTCGTCTGGACAGACCCCTTCCATTACCAAATGAAACCGACCCCCCAGGGCCCCACACCTCCCTTAACCGATGCCAGCAAAACCGATTTGGGCCAAATGCAAGCCTATGTTCACTACCGGGGCTGCCGTTGGCAAGCCCTCCTCCAAGCCTTTGGTTTTCTCCAGGAAGCCCACGCCATGGCCTGTGGCCGCTGTGATAACTGTAAACGCCAAAAATAAGATTTCACCTTTGCGCTATAGCTGTCGCCTGTTTCCCTAGGACATTTCGGACAAGGGGGGTGTGGGGGCTTCGCCCCCAGCCAGGGGTTCCACCCCTGCACCCCGTCCTAGACAAACCATTGGTTGCTATAACAGTGTTGACATTTATGGGACGTTGACATTTATGGTGAAATCTACTATAAATAAGATATTCTAATCGCGACCCTTTGCCATGACGGCTTTGAATCTCAGTGCTGACGACTACGGATTACTGACGGATCTCTATCAACTCACCATGGCTGCGGCCTATGTGGGGGAAGGCATTGCCGAGCAGCCCAGTAGTTTTGAACTAACGGTGCGGCGGTTGCCCCTGGGCTATGGCTATTTAGTGGCCATGGGACTTGCCCAGGTGGTGGACTACCTAGAGAATTTTCATTTTAGCCCAGAGCAGATTGCCTATCTCCAAAGCCTAGAGGTTTTTCAGCGGGCACCGGACTCCTTTTGGACATTATTGGCAGGGGCACGATTTTCCGGCAATCTTTGGGCCGTTCCCGAAGGCACCGTTGTCTTTGCCCATGAGCCGCTATTGCGGATTGAGGCTCCCCTTTGGCAGGCCCAGATCCTCGAAACCTATATTCTCAATACGATTAATTACCAGACCTTGATTGCCACACGGGCGGCCCGGCTTCGGGATATGGTGGGCCCCAAGGCTCCCCTATTAGAATTTGGTACCCGGCGGGCCTTTAGTCCCCAGGCATCCCTTTGGGCGGCGCGGGCGGCCTTGGCGGGGGGGTTTACGGCCACCTCCAATGTTTTGGCGGCCCAGCGGCTAGGGGTTGTCCCCGCTGGCACCATGGCCCATGCCCTAGTGATGGCCCTAGAGGCCACCCAGGGTTCGGAGCAACAGGCCTTTACCACCTTTTCCCAGTATTTTCCCGGCTCTGCTCTCCTGATTGACACCTTCGATACGATCGCAGCGGCAGAAGTCCTGGCCCAGCGGCGGGAGGCAGGGGAATTAGAAATTACAGCGGTGCGGATTGATTCGGGAGATCTGGTGCATTTATCCCAGCAGATTCGCCAACTCTTACCGGATGTCAGTATCGTGGCCAGTGGTGATTTGGATGAAACGGAAATTATGCACCTGCAAGCCTCTGGGGCCTGTATTGATGCCTATGGCATTGGCACCAAACTCGTCACGGGTACGCCGGTGAATGGGGTTTATAAGCTGGTGGAGTTTAATGGCAAGGGAGTGATGAAGGAATCCAGCGGCAAAATGACCTTACCCGGTCGGAAGCAAATTTTCCGATCGCCCGAGGCGGATATCCTGGGCCTGATGACAGACACCTCGGTTCCGGGGGTACGCCTTTTGATGCCAATTATGGATGAAGGAAAGCTAGTTGCCTTGATGCCTCCCCTAGGGGACATTCGCCAACATACCCGCGCCTCAGTGGCCAATCTGCCGACAATGGTACGGATTAATGCCCAGCCGGAACCCTACCCGGTCGCCTATTCCCTCGCCCTCCAGGAACTGGTGGATCGCATTCAACAGCGGCGGGCCCTATGCTAAGGATTGCCCTCTTTGGAACCAGTGCGGATCCGCCCACCCTGGCCCACAAGGATATTCTCCAATGGCTCGGAGATCGCTACGATCGGGTGGTGGTGTGGGCCGCCGACAATCCCTTTAAGGCCAATCAAACCCCCCTGGAACATCGCCAAGGAATGCTGAAATTATTGGTGGATCAACTCAATGGGAGCCACCCCCAGATTGAACATCACCCGGAGTTGAGTTTTCCCTATACCCTTTATTCCGTCAATACCGCGCGGCAACGCTGGCCCCAGGCAGAGTTTAGTTTAGTCATTGGTACGGATGTTTTAGCTAAACTTCCCCACTGGTATCGGGTCGAGGATCTCCTAGACCAAGTGAACCTATTGATCTTGC carries:
- a CDS encoding chemotaxis protein; its protein translation is MDSSKLKKLSPESTLADLPTYSFRVEPETSGQVVAQQFKAQPQLPGVVIMADQDLIGVISQAKFFERMSQRFSLELYLKRPIQLLPEVATPTVAPLVLPSSCKIGPAVESALGRPSSFAYEPILIRKDHEIYLLDLHDVLLAQTQILGTINKFIEKQHQQTRQLLESLKVEQARTKEYAARLEEEQSETQRVNQILENQQQEMRQQAKRITRLNHRFINISQLLSSEGKKAFEATFMGVSAISKDTDRVFRLGELLERDLEIVDQATHQIEHVSRQVKHLALQASLIVSRSGGQITGFDFITNEINKLGNQAVIANQQVDEIANRFRQRIREVIDAAQSGERTAQSLIQEIQQAETALAQLEALVNEQEGHQGVSAPSPREPMAAISLN
- a CDS encoding DUF2949 domain-containing protein; translation: MREPTQLVDYLEQELSLAPATIQMALKQWQEHRGPLPIILWQYGFITLEQLDKIFDFIETKER
- the trpS gene encoding tryptophan--tRNA ligase; amino-acid sequence: MNKQRVLSGVQPTGSLHLGNYLGAIRTWVEGQANYDNFFCVVDLHAITVPHDPTLLAAQTYGVAALYLACGIDLVHSTIFVQSHVSAHAELTWLLNCITPLNWLEAMIQFKEKAIKQGENVGVGLLDYPVLMAADILLYDADRVPVGEDQKQHLELARDIASRVNFLFGSGEGEQVILKLPQPLIRTEGARVMSLTDGRRKMSKSDPSEQSRINLLDSAADIQRKIKRCKTDPVRGLVFDDPDRPECHNLLTLYMVLSNQTKEQVARECADMGWGQFKPLLTDTIIHGLEPIQTRYQEIMAAPDYLDQVLRQGQEKAAAVATTTLDRVKQAFGFAPNVK
- a CDS encoding PAS domain S-box protein, which produces MAFPEPQLIQVMERLQSAIFGCDRHGRLIFVNAYGEALVGQLASSVQGVYLWDILPTSLGLTAAKVLICLENQTDYHWDCYDPLEEKWWQGFLYPDQVGLTLMMTDISQRQQSQILQQAQVIELEKWYHRFQTMGHLSRQIFWEWHQDTNWALWSGDTMTVLGHPLESMPRSIEDWMGWIHPEDQAWFQDCFWQACETKTCFAQDYRLRDGDGAYYWVSDRREFAQSTEGQTHGWGIIVDIHDRKIMELALAESEYRWRTIFEAAALGIVIVEPGNNYKLVSCNPSFSEFVGYSIPELLDLHPADLTFPEDWQREQALIHQCCEQSKKFYQFKKRYRHKNGQVLWANLTLSYVQDDQHNLQFIVALIENISDRQTLEDSLETERFRYQQLVENSPNLILSLDALKHLKTINWAALDVLDSLDTDEGQSYQKLLHPQESIERVEYLLDRVLQGESISDIELIFNSPDGQPHYMLTHLYPLVSHHQQQDSTGCVLISTDITAQKKALQDLNEREAQYRSVFESVTDGLHVFDMDTGKLVEANPAACAMHGYTYAEFMDLDPRQFVHPNCHAMFSNFMETVRAGKRFESEAQNICKDGSIIDIHVYGLQFTYRGRPHVLSVVRDITELKQIEAKRQQVENQLRESENLFRSLIHDLNVGVIVYGQTGDVQIVNHKACELLGLTEAEFLGKTCFDLDCQLLNEEGSPIPMEQHPVAQAIAQRQCIPNRVVGVHNHQTHDLHWLQATADPQTTPQGTVGRVIVTFSDISDRKRTEDQLRHQAEREQALNHVIQSIRDSIDIETIFTTTVQQIGSLLKLDRALITEYMPEQKGWVAIHEHRPDPSTPTTLGVIIPEEDNPVSDQVKQGKMVRLDRIADTDLANDHNNPCAFIEQSGGWLIFPLVINHQTWGTLTLQRYDEHPNWQDHEIALAQSVVNQLAVAIRQAQLYRDLQHANAELSRLATIDGLTQIANRRHFDLHLSQEWQRCLREQACLSLVLCDVDYFKPYNDHYGHQAGDDCLIQIAQTLAQAARRSTDLIARYGGEEFALVLPNTDLDGTLRVIHKIQEALHRLNIPHLASSIGDRITISFGVVTLTPHSSRSLDEFLNAADQSLYHAKQSGRNTYCIHYLSYSNPASPETTSPDLRIT
- a CDS encoding DUF4168 domain-containing protein; the encoded protein is MNNPWSLGKLTQGVAIALLIAVLPGVYSSLRGQSSPEPSLLFVQADVSNYARVVLEIEPIRRKYYRQAQQVVSGTVPRNSCFGYNRQNIPNGLEGICEDYLRESLQILQKYNMSLEQFNAMTQRAQVDANFSQRIQQEMLRLLQ
- a CDS encoding prolyl hydroxylase family protein, whose protein sequence is MTQPKATQPSFTDVGADILLFRQLLSPEVCQQIIQVAEWITFDPSSILMGTVDPEVRSGGILPLDAQHPVQRSTQQLLYEKIQLIQRALYQHYGIKFPQVEGFSILRYRPGESYRRHVDNLLLASRMMELAQGIPTRDISIVGYLNDEFEGGETYFDRQDIKIKPATGDVIAFPSYYTHPHAALPVTQGTKYAFTTWLFY
- the rlmN gene encoding 23S rRNA (adenine(2503)-C(2))-methyltransferase RlmN; translated protein: MNAPTALDDRPLLGRSQSELETWVTEHHQPAYRGRQLHQWLYQKGVRSLQQITVFPQKWRDDLNHIPLGRSHIEQRLEAKDGTVKYLLRLGDDQIIETVGIPTARRLTVCVSSQVGCPMACDFCATGKGGFSRNLAPHEIIDQVLTVQEDFQQRVSHVVFMGMGEPLLNLENVLAALTSINRDVGIGQRHLTVSTVGIPQQIRRLARYDLQITLAVSLHASNQDLRCQLIPSAQHYPLDTLLADCRYYVEQTGRRISFEYTVLAGVNDQPHHAQELAHHLRGFQSHVNLIPYNPIADAPYARPHGQDIEAFLGELEDYGLTASIRRSRGLDRQAACGQLRQDAQRAVQTHDPT
- a CDS encoding DUF3288 family protein; protein product: MANPEQKEQQHPRAGGDRLISERLLQGEATDYHLVELGRLIIRYQGFPGAKDIQANLKAALDRWQLTEAELFEQTRAIHQRGGLYKVSSNKKDDWT